The sequence TCGTGGCGAAATCGTCGTCAAGCAGCACCATGTCCGATGCCTCTCGCGCCACATCGGTCCCCTTTTTCCCCATTGACACGCCGATGCCGGCGCGCTTGAGCGCCGGTGCATCATTGACGCCATCTCCGGTCATGGCGACGAACTCACCATTGGCCTGAAGCGCCCTGACAATACGCAGCTTCTGCTCCGGAGACACCCGCGCATAGACCCGCACAGACTCCACAGCACGGGCGAAGGCGTCATCGTCCATGCTGGCCAAGCTGTCACCGCTGAGGATGGCCTGCCTGTCATCTGTAATGCCCATACGTCGAGCAATAGTCATGGCGGTGCTGGGATGATCACCAGTGATCATTACGGGGGTGATGCCTGCTGTCAGACAGTCAGCCACGGCCTGCTGCACCTCTGGTCGTGGCGGATCGATCAACGCCACGAGCCCCAGAAACACCAGCTCCTTTTCAATCGATTCGGCATCCAGCGGCTCCGGTAGGGCTTTAAACTCACGCTTTGCAAAGGCAAGCACCCGGTATCCTTCGCCGGCCAGTTGATCCGCATCGGCCAGCAGAGTACCGACATCGAATTCAACTCCCTCATCAGCCCTGCTACACTGGGCTAGAATCCGCTCGGGTGCACCTTTCATGTAGGCGATGACCCCTTCTCCACCTCTGCGGTGCAGTGTTGTCATCTGTTTGCGTTTGCTGTCAAAGGCAATTGCTGCGAGGCGGGGCACCTCAACTTCCAGCGTGAACTTGTCGAAGCCGCCCTTAAGTGCCGCTTCAAACAGAGCTAGTTCGGTCGGCTCGCCTGCTGGCACCCCATCCTTCTCGACCACGTCGTTATTGAGAGCCAGCGCCTCCCCCAGATCCCCCCATACACGTCCGAAAGCTTTTCCTGGCAAGCCCTCAAGACGTTCTGTGGCGCAAAGAAATAGCTCCGCACTCATATGGTTTTGAGTCAGCGTGCCGGTCTTGTCAGCGCAGATATAGGTGACAGAACCGAGGGTTTCCACGGCCGGTAGATTGCGCACCAGCGCGTTGTGACGGATAAGTTTGCGCGCGCCAAGCGCCAGTGAGATCGTTACGACCGCCGGCAGTGCTTCAGGAATCGCTGCCACCGCAAGACTCACAGCAGTGAGAAACATCAACATTGCAGGCTGCCCCTGCAAAATGCCTGCGACAAAGACAATTGCGCAGATCGCCAGCACACCCAGCGCCAGATAACGTCCAAAACGGGCCAGCCGCTCCTGGAGGGGCGTCTTGACCCCTTTTTCGAGATGCAGCAGTTCGGCGATACGGCCGATCTCCGTTTGCAGGCCGATTGCGACAACTAGGCCTCTGCCGCGCCCCCGAGTAATCAGGGTGCTCTTGAAGGCGGTGTTATGGCGATCCCCTAGTGGCAGGTCACCCTTTTTCAGAGAACTGACCTGTTTACTGACCGGATGCGACTCGCCGGTCAGCGCCGACTCATCTGTCTGCAGCTCTTCACTCTCCAGCAGCCTGAGATCTGCCGGCACGATGTTGCCCGCCTCCAGCAGTACCACGTCGCCCGGAACCAGGTCTGAGGAGGCAAGCGTAACCGCCTTGCCATCGCGGAAAGCTTGCGTCTCTGGAGCTGCCATCTCAC comes from Mariprofundus aestuarium and encodes:
- a CDS encoding cation-translocating P-type ATPase: MAKTFWHALEAEQALAKLESFPNGLTSEEVQKRRALHGPNRLPEARHRTLLAILLAQFSDFMIVVLLAAAVISGFVGEPQDTIAILVIIILNAIIGTVQEFRAEKAVVALREMAAPETQAFRDGKAVTLASSDLVPGDVVLLEAGNIVPADLRLLESEELQTDESALTGESHPVSKQVSSLKKGDLPLGDRHNTAFKSTLITRGRGRGLVVAIGLQTEIGRIAELLHLEKGVKTPLQERLARFGRYLALGVLAICAIVFVAGILQGQPAMLMFLTAVSLAVAAIPEALPAVVTISLALGARKLIRHNALVRNLPAVETLGSVTYICADKTGTLTQNHMSAELFLCATERLEGLPGKAFGRVWGDLGEALALNNDVVEKDGVPAGEPTELALFEAALKGGFDKFTLEVEVPRLAAIAFDSKRKQMTTLHRRGGEGVIAYMKGAPERILAQCSRADEGVEFDVGTLLADADQLAGEGYRVLAFAKREFKALPEPLDAESIEKELVFLGLVALIDPPRPEVQQAVADCLTAGITPVMITGDHPSTAMTIARRMGITDDRQAILSGDSLASMDDDAFARAVESVRVYARVSPEQKLRIVRALQANGEFVAMTGDGVNDAPALKRAGIGVSMGKKGTDVAREASDMVLLDDDFATIVTAVKAGRRIFDNIRKFIKDTMSSNSGEIWTLFLAPFLGLPIPLLPIHILWINLVTDGLPGLAFTAEPAERGIMQRPPRPPTENIFAHGMWQHIIWVGLFVGGISIASQAWAIARGVDYWQTVIFTVLTVSQLFHSLAVRSERESIFTIGLFSNLPMLGAVLLTLLLQLAVIYTPALNAIFHTQPLPLFDLIFCLALSSLVLLAVEIEKWLIRRGLIYRSK